In a single window of the Saccharothrix australiensis genome:
- the ligA gene encoding NAD-dependent DNA ligase LigA — protein sequence MTSSDSPDQTSVAAEGVEDVPAAARERHAALAEEVRGHQFRYYVLDAPTVSDGEFDALLRELEALEERHPGLATPDSPTQLVGGTFSTEFRAVDHLERMLSLDNVFSRDELRAWVERVEKEVGAGARYLCELKIDGLAVNLLYRRGRLERALTRGDGRTGEDVTLNARTLGDVPEALTGTAEYPVPELVEVRGEVFFAVEDFLELNAKLVAAGKPPFANPRNTAAGSLRQKDPKVTASRRLRMICHGLGKREGFEPAAQSQAYEALRAWGLPVSEHTRVLTSFEEIDAHVAHWGAHRHDAVHEIDGVVVKVDAVPLQRRLGSTSRAPRWAIAFKYPPEEATTTLLDIQVQVGRTGRVTPFAVMEPVKVAGSTVARATLHNASEVARKGVLIGDRIVIRKAGDVIPEVLGPVVDARPADARPFEMPATCPECGHALRPMKEGDVDIRCPNAAGCPGQLRERLAYLASRSALDIEVLGFEGAAALVESPVYGDEGDLFRLDAAKLAEVPLFRTQSGELTANAVKLLDNLEAVKRRPLWRVLVALSIRHVGPTAARALAREFGSLERIRAASEEELAAAEGVGPTIASAVREWVGTPWRQEVVRKWAEAGVRMAEERDDSVPRTLEGLSIVVTGSLEGFSRDEAKEAILARGGKAVGAVSKKTAFVVVGDAPGAKADKALQLKVPVLDEAGFRVLLQEGPKAATAVATIAADESATPGEQGTAGEGSATEGSGTAGGEGAVGEGSGEGAVGGEGAVD from the coding sequence GTGACCAGCAGCGACTCACCCGATCAGACCAGCGTTGCCGCCGAGGGCGTCGAGGACGTGCCCGCCGCCGCGCGGGAGCGCCACGCGGCCCTCGCGGAGGAGGTGCGCGGCCACCAGTTCCGCTACTACGTCCTCGACGCGCCGACGGTCAGTGACGGTGAGTTCGACGCGCTGCTGCGCGAGCTGGAGGCGCTGGAGGAGCGGCACCCCGGCCTGGCGACGCCCGACTCGCCGACCCAGCTCGTCGGCGGCACGTTCTCCACCGAGTTCCGCGCCGTCGACCACCTGGAGCGGATGCTCAGCCTCGACAACGTGTTCTCGCGCGACGAGCTGCGCGCGTGGGTCGAGCGGGTGGAGAAGGAGGTCGGCGCGGGCGCGCGGTACCTGTGCGAGCTGAAGATCGACGGCCTGGCGGTCAACCTGCTCTACCGGCGCGGCCGCCTGGAGCGGGCGCTGACCAGGGGCGACGGGCGCACCGGCGAGGACGTGACGCTGAACGCCCGCACCCTGGGCGACGTGCCCGAGGCGCTGACGGGCACCGCCGAGTACCCGGTGCCGGAGCTGGTGGAGGTGCGCGGCGAGGTGTTCTTCGCCGTGGAGGACTTCCTGGAGCTGAACGCGAAGCTCGTGGCGGCGGGCAAGCCGCCGTTCGCGAACCCGCGCAACACCGCCGCCGGCTCGCTGCGCCAGAAGGACCCGAAGGTCACGGCGTCGCGGCGGCTGCGGATGATCTGCCACGGCCTGGGCAAGCGGGAGGGTTTCGAACCGGCCGCGCAGTCGCAGGCGTACGAGGCGCTGCGGGCCTGGGGCCTGCCGGTGTCCGAGCACACCAGGGTGCTGACGAGCTTCGAGGAGATCGACGCGCACGTCGCGCACTGGGGCGCGCACCGCCACGACGCCGTGCACGAGATCGACGGCGTGGTGGTGAAGGTCGACGCGGTGCCGCTCCAGCGCAGGCTGGGCTCGACGTCCCGCGCGCCCCGCTGGGCGATCGCCTTCAAGTACCCGCCGGAGGAGGCGACGACCACCCTGCTCGACATCCAGGTGCAGGTGGGGCGCACCGGCCGGGTCACGCCGTTCGCCGTGATGGAGCCGGTGAAGGTGGCCGGCTCCACGGTGGCGCGGGCGACCCTGCACAACGCGAGCGAGGTCGCGCGCAAGGGCGTCCTCATCGGCGACCGCATCGTCATCCGCAAGGCGGGCGACGTGATCCCGGAGGTGCTGGGCCCGGTGGTCGACGCCCGCCCCGCCGACGCCCGCCCGTTCGAGATGCCCGCCACCTGCCCGGAGTGCGGCCACGCGCTGCGCCCGATGAAGGAGGGCGACGTCGACATCCGGTGCCCGAACGCGGCGGGCTGCCCCGGCCAGCTGCGCGAGCGCCTGGCCTACCTGGCGTCCCGGTCGGCCCTGGACATCGAGGTGCTGGGGTTCGAGGGCGCGGCGGCCCTGGTCGAGTCGCCGGTGTACGGCGACGAGGGCGACCTGTTCCGGCTGGACGCGGCGAAGCTGGCCGAGGTGCCGCTGTTCCGCACCCAGTCCGGCGAGCTGACGGCGAACGCGGTGAAGCTGCTGGACAACCTGGAGGCGGTCAAGCGGCGTCCCCTGTGGAGGGTGCTGGTGGCGCTGTCGATCCGGCACGTGGGTCCGACGGCGGCGCGGGCGCTGGCGCGGGAGTTCGGCTCGCTGGAGCGCATCCGGGCGGCGTCGGAGGAGGAGCTGGCGGCGGCCGAGGGCGTCGGGCCGACCATCGCGTCGGCCGTGCGCGAGTGGGTCGGGACGCCGTGGCGGCAGGAGGTCGTGCGCAAGTGGGCCGAGGCCGGGGTGCGCATGGCGGAGGAGCGCGACGACTCGGTGCCGCGCACCCTGGAGGGCCTGTCGATCGTGGTGACGGGGTCGCTGGAGGGCTTCTCGCGGGACGAGGCGAAGGAGGCGATCCTGGCGCGGGGCGGCAAGGCGGTGGGCGCGGTGTCGAAGAAGACGGCGTTCGTGGTGGTCGGCGACGCGCCGGGGGCCAAGGCGGACAAGGCTTTGCAGCTGAAGGTGCCGGTGCTGGACGAGGCCGGGTTCCGGGTGCTGCTCCAGGAGGGGCCGAAGGCGGCGACCGCGGTGGCGACCATCGCCGCCGACGAGTCGGCCACGCCCGGGGAGCAGGGCACGGCCGGCGAGGGGAGCGCGACCGAGGGGTCGGGCACGGCCGGCGGGGAGGGCGCCGTGGGCGAGGGAAGCGGGGAGGGCGCCGTGGGCGGGGAGGGCGCGGTGGACTGA
- a CDS encoding ACT domain-containing protein — MSFLLRVQLPDRPGTLGAVASALGEVGADILSVDVVERGAGLAIDDLVVELPSGRLPDVLITAAESIDGVEVDAVRPYAGVLDTHRELELVEEVAEEPARGLEVFTEGVPKIIRAGWAVVLTHDSAGVHRVTASTAAPETRMAEPPWMPLARATVLDGEEEWVPATLRELGTELAATPLGKPDRVLLVGRPGGPMFRAAEVARLAHLAGIVSVVLPD; from the coding sequence GTGTCCTTCCTGCTCCGGGTCCAGCTCCCGGACCGTCCCGGCACCCTGGGCGCGGTCGCCTCCGCGCTCGGCGAGGTCGGGGCCGACATCCTCAGCGTGGACGTGGTGGAGCGCGGGGCCGGTCTGGCCATCGACGACCTCGTGGTGGAGCTGCCCTCCGGCCGGCTGCCGGACGTGCTGATCACCGCCGCGGAGTCCATCGACGGCGTCGAGGTGGACGCGGTGCGCCCGTACGCGGGCGTGCTGGACACGCACCGCGAGCTGGAGCTGGTGGAGGAGGTCGCGGAGGAGCCCGCGCGCGGCCTTGAGGTGTTCACCGAGGGCGTGCCCAAGATCATCCGTGCCGGGTGGGCGGTCGTGCTGACCCACGACAGCGCGGGCGTGCACCGGGTGACGGCGTCGACGGCCGCGCCGGAGACCCGCATGGCCGAGCCGCCGTGGATGCCGCTGGCGCGGGCCACCGTGCTGGACGGCGAGGAGGAGTGGGTGCCCGCGACGCTGCGCGAGCTGGGCACCGAACTGGCCGCGACGCCGCTGGGCAAGCCCGACCGGGTGCTGCTGGTCGGACGTCCGGGCGGGCCGATGTTCCGGGCGGCGGAGGTGGCCAGGCTCGCGCACCTGGCCGGGATCGTGTCCGTGGTGCTGCCGGACTGA
- a CDS encoding protein-tyrosine phosphatase family protein — MLTGALELPDGSRVRGRGLRNPAPDDAPSYGLYLGGSRLRRGREFDWDHDWVDWPDFLLPRSTPDAVRLIRGLHARAVAGEDVEVACGGGVGRTGTVISCLAVLAGVPSDAAVAWTRAHYHHRAVETPWQKSWVRRFPRPGVG, encoded by the coding sequence ATGTTGACCGGCGCGCTCGAACTCCCCGACGGCTCCCGAGTCCGCGGCCGCGGCCTGCGGAACCCCGCGCCCGACGACGCGCCGTCGTACGGGCTCTACCTCGGCGGCTCGCGGTTGCGGCGCGGCCGGGAGTTCGACTGGGACCACGACTGGGTCGACTGGCCCGACTTCCTGCTGCCCCGGTCCACCCCGGACGCCGTCCGGTTGATCCGCGGCCTGCACGCGCGGGCCGTCGCGGGCGAGGACGTCGAGGTCGCGTGCGGCGGCGGGGTCGGTCGGACGGGGACGGTCATCTCGTGCCTGGCCGTGCTGGCGGGCGTGCCGTCCGACGCGGCGGTGGCGTGGACGCGGGCCCACTACCACCACCGCGCGGTGGAGACGCCCTGGCAGAAGTCCTGGGTCCGGCGGTTCCCCCGGCCGGGCGTCGGCTGA
- a CDS encoding 3-keto-5-aminohexanoate cleavage protein: protein MIQVCLNGARAPESHPALPVTPQQLAADAAVLHELGVKHFHLHPRDVAGREVLAGPEVATAVAVIRAAVPHAELGVTTAAWVQPDPVRRAELVAGWAGLAAGRPDVASVNVHEDGWLDVAHALRAAGVGLELGVFHEDAARTLVAAGLPDGTRRVLAEVQPGGTTAEADALLRLLAPLGAPILLHGEDDNAWSVLDHAVRLGLDTRIGLEDTLHNPDGTLTRDNVQLVTHAQRVVRANAVR, encoded by the coding sequence GTGATCCAGGTCTGCCTGAACGGTGCCCGCGCGCCCGAGAGCCACCCCGCGCTCCCGGTGACCCCGCAGCAGCTGGCGGCCGACGCCGCCGTCCTCCACGAACTCGGCGTCAAGCACTTCCACCTGCACCCGAGGGACGTGGCCGGGCGGGAGGTCCTGGCCGGCCCCGAGGTCGCGACCGCCGTCGCCGTGATCCGCGCCGCCGTGCCGCACGCCGAGCTGGGCGTCACCACCGCGGCCTGGGTCCAGCCCGACCCGGTGCGCCGCGCGGAACTGGTCGCGGGCTGGGCGGGGCTGGCCGCCGGGCGTCCCGACGTGGCCTCGGTCAACGTCCACGAGGACGGCTGGCTGGACGTCGCGCACGCGCTGCGGGCCGCCGGCGTCGGCCTCGAACTGGGCGTGTTCCACGAGGACGCCGCCCGCACCCTGGTCGCGGCGGGCCTGCCCGACGGCACGCGCCGCGTCCTGGCCGAGGTCCAGCCCGGCGGCACCACCGCCGAGGCGGACGCCCTGCTGCGCCTGCTGGCCCCGCTGGGCGCGCCGATCCTGCTGCACGGCGAGGACGACAACGCCTGGTCCGTCCTGGACCACGCCGTGCGGCTGGGACTGGACACGCGCATCGGCCTGGAGGACACCCTCCACAACCCGGACGGCACGCTGACCAGGGACAACGTCCAGCTCGTCACGCACGCCCAACGGGTCGTCCGCGCCAACGCCGTGCGCTGA